In Lactococcus paracarnosus, a genomic segment contains:
- a CDS encoding NAD(+) diphosphatase, with translation MTYCMVCGSKLDSQYLENEGDIPYCPDCASFRFPIFSTAVSMIVLNQQLDKVLLIQQYQKQDYILVAGYINKGENAEAAVSREIAEEVGLSVSHIQANHSEYYAPSNTLMLNYVCVASQESATLTDEVDAAKWFGLAEARQAIKANSLAKRFLESFLDKHELGVAQVKGGIK, from the coding sequence ATGACTTATTGTATGGTGTGTGGTAGTAAACTTGACAGCCAGTATTTGGAAAATGAAGGGGATATTCCCTATTGTCCTGATTGTGCTAGTTTTCGTTTTCCAATTTTTAGTACGGCAGTTAGTATGATTGTGCTAAATCAGCAGTTAGATAAGGTGCTCCTTATCCAACAGTATCAGAAACAAGACTATATTTTAGTTGCGGGTTATATTAATAAGGGTGAGAATGCAGAAGCAGCTGTCAGTAGAGAAATTGCTGAAGAAGTCGGTCTCTCTGTCTCACATATTCAAGCCAATCACTCTGAATACTATGCACCATCCAATACTCTCATGCTAAATTATGTTTGTGTCGCATCACAAGAATCAGCTACCTTGACTGATGAAGTTGATGCCGCTAAATGGTTCGGACTTGCAGAAGCTAGACAAGCAATTAAAGCCAATAGTCTAGCAAAACGATTTTTGGAATCATTTTTAGATAAACACGAATTGGGTGTTGCGCAAGTTAAAGGTGGCATCAAATGA
- a CDS encoding RpiB/LacA/LacB family sugar-phosphate isomerase yields MRIGFALASSLAAKQDMLYELIKDVSSQYGHTVVVLTSQEEDLDYIDIAIACGSALYHEEVDFILTGCSSGLGMQLACNYVPGIICGYGTSEIEATLFARINQGNAFSYPFALNWGWASEEVYRSVLHALFKGLTQAPYPQAEADRKQQATDKLKRLKMTSHLTFEDFIDVYKG; encoded by the coding sequence ATGAGGATAGGGTTCGCTCTCGCAAGTTCTTTAGCAGCTAAACAGGATATGCTATATGAGTTAATTAAAGACGTATCAAGTCAATATGGACATACGGTGGTCGTGTTAACTTCTCAGGAGGAAGACTTAGACTATATAGATATCGCCATCGCATGTGGTAGTGCACTTTATCATGAAGAGGTAGACTTTATTTTAACGGGCTGTAGTTCAGGACTAGGCATGCAACTTGCTTGCAATTATGTACCAGGCATCATCTGCGGTTATGGGACAAGTGAAATCGAGGCGACTTTATTTGCCAGAATTAATCAGGGCAATGCCTTTTCCTATCCCTTTGCCTTAAACTGGGGATGGGCATCTGAGGAAGTCTATCGGTCGGTCTTACACGCCCTGTTTAAAGGCCTAACACAAGCGCCATATCCTCAGGCAGAAGCAGATAGAAAGCAGCAAGCAACTGATAAATTAAAGCGGTTAAAAATGACGTCACACCTTACTTTTGAGGATTTCATTGACGTTTACAAGGGTTAG
- a CDS encoding glutathione S-transferase C-terminal domain-containing protein: protein MTHTGPFKGVLGSDPFPAQAGRYRFIWSELCPWSHRVAIVRQLLGLDTVISEGKLNPVITEKGWQFSLDEGDQDPILGTTYMMDSYLKTDPDYAGRATIPVIIDLTTEKIVNNESHDLMRQLEMNFTEFTKPDAPELYPEFLRAEIDEINAIILEEVIGAIYQMGATKSQDDYAKQYAILFARLDQLDAHFADHDFLVGEQLTEADIRLYVSLVRFDVAYYSMYHADRNHLYDFPNLWPYAKSLYKIPAFRETTNFEAIKKGFWLNNHAENPRQIVPLGPDTSIWEA, encoded by the coding sequence ATGACGCATACAGGTCCATTTAAAGGTGTTTTAGGCAGTGACCCATTTCCTGCACAGGCTGGTCGTTATCGCTTTATCTGGAGTGAACTATGCCCTTGGAGCCATCGTGTTGCCATCGTTAGGCAATTACTTGGCCTAGATACTGTGATCAGTGAAGGTAAACTTAATCCTGTCATCACAGAAAAAGGGTGGCAGTTTTCACTAGATGAGGGGGATCAGGATCCGATTCTCGGTACAACCTATATGATGGACAGTTATTTGAAAACTGATCCTGATTATGCAGGACGGGCAACGATTCCTGTTATCATCGATTTAACGACAGAAAAAATCGTCAATAACGAATCTCATGACCTGATGAGACAGTTGGAGATGAATTTTACTGAGTTCACTAAGCCTGATGCACCGGAGCTTTATCCAGAATTCTTACGAGCTGAGATAGATGAAATTAATGCTATCATTTTAGAGGAAGTCATCGGTGCAATTTATCAGATGGGGGCTACTAAGTCACAAGATGATTATGCCAAACAGTATGCCATCTTGTTTGCTCGGTTAGACCAGTTAGATGCGCATTTTGCTGATCACGATTTCCTAGTTGGTGAACAACTGACAGAAGCTGATATCAGACTTTACGTTTCTCTAGTCCGCTTTGATGTGGCCTATTACAGTATGTATCATGCTGACCGCAATCATCTGTATGACTTTCCAAATCTTTGGCCCTATGCCAAGTCGCTTTACAAGATACCAGCTTTTCGTGAGACGACGAACTTTGAAGCAATCAAAAAAGGATTTTGGCTGAATAACCATGCTGAAAATCCACGGCAGATTGTCCCATTAGGTCCGGATACCAGTATTTGGGAAGCATAG
- a CDS encoding MurR/RpiR family transcriptional regulator — protein sequence MLIKEQLQTIHFSSAEKVTVEFLLNYPEKIADLTIQALAKQTFTQPSTIVRLAKKLNFHGWKDFKKAYLEEWAYLRRHFTKTDANLPFNKTDSIMTITKKMASLEQSAISDIYSLLEHQNLAAIKKMLLESATIRIFSQNANLLISKDFALKMNRIGKQVLHSDIKGEERYEAYTLTPKDCAIFISYTGENKSLLAVNTILKKNKVPTLAITSIGDNTLSRACTCFLPITTREKLYSKIGNFTSNISIIYLLDVLYAIVFSANYDSNLSRLREKGRAVDKRTINTDIMKEN from the coding sequence ATGTTAATCAAAGAACAACTCCAAACCATTCACTTCTCTTCAGCTGAAAAAGTCACTGTCGAATTTTTGCTGAATTATCCAGAAAAGATAGCTGACCTCACCATTCAAGCATTAGCAAAGCAAACCTTTACCCAACCGTCGACGATTGTTAGGCTAGCCAAAAAATTGAACTTTCATGGTTGGAAAGATTTTAAAAAAGCATATCTAGAAGAATGGGCCTATTTGAGAAGGCATTTCACCAAAACAGATGCCAATCTGCCTTTTAACAAGACGGATTCGATCATGACCATTACCAAAAAAATGGCAAGTCTTGAACAATCCGCTATATCTGATATCTACTCATTACTTGAGCATCAGAATTTAGCTGCTATCAAAAAAATGTTACTAGAATCCGCAACTATTCGCATTTTTTCTCAAAATGCAAACCTACTTATCTCAAAAGATTTTGCATTAAAAATGAACAGAATCGGCAAACAAGTGCTTCATTCTGATATCAAAGGTGAAGAGCGATATGAAGCTTATACGCTAACCCCTAAAGATTGTGCTATTTTTATTTCTTATACCGGTGAAAATAAAAGTTTACTTGCAGTAAACACGATTCTTAAAAAAAATAAGGTGCCGACACTTGCCATCACAAGTATAGGTGATAACACATTATCTAGGGCATGTACTTGCTTTCTACCGATTACGACTAGGGAAAAACTGTATTCTAAAATCGGTAACTTCACGAGTAATATCTCAATCATCTACCTATTAGACGTGCTTTATGCCATCGTATTTTCGGCTAACTACGATAGTAATTTAAGCAGACTTAGGGAAAAAGGACGTGCAGTTGACAAACGGACCATCAATACAGACATCATGAAAGAAAACTGA
- a CDS encoding 6-phospho-beta-glucosidase, producing MTKKVKIATIGGGSSYTPELMEGFIKRYDELPIKEIWLVDVAEGKEKQEIVGKMSQRMWDASPYDVKIYTTLDRQLALKGADFVTTQFRVGQLDARVKDERIPFSYGFLGQETNGAGGMFKAFRTIPIILDVVEDMKVLCPDAWLINFANPSGMVTEAIIRYGKWDKVIGLCNVPVMAKMGESNTLGIPKENLVYKFAGVNHFHWHKVADKNGKDITLDLIDKLYEENSGLPKNIFDVAFYKEQLIQMKMIPCGYHRYYYRAEEMLKHGITEYENEGTRAQQVKKIEHDLFELYKDPNLNYKPKQLEERGGAYYSDAACETIASIYANKNTEIVVSTRNDGAIPDLPAECVVEVTAYVGAQGARNVAFGELPTAEKGWLQVMKAMELLTIEAAVTGDYATALQAFTINPLIQSGETAKQVMNELFIAHEAHLPQFKIAIDRLKLENITIKDKLVRDMCS from the coding sequence ATGACTAAAAAAGTAAAGATTGCAACAATAGGTGGTGGTAGTAGTTACACGCCAGAATTGATGGAAGGCTTCATCAAACGATATGATGAATTACCGATAAAAGAAATCTGGCTTGTAGATGTGGCCGAAGGTAAAGAAAAACAAGAAATTGTTGGCAAAATGTCACAGAGGATGTGGGATGCATCGCCTTATGATGTGAAAATATATACGACATTAGATAGACAACTTGCTTTAAAAGGTGCCGATTTTGTCACGACTCAGTTCCGGGTAGGCCAACTCGATGCCCGTGTCAAAGATGAACGCATTCCTTTCTCCTATGGTTTTTTAGGACAGGAGACAAACGGTGCTGGCGGTATGTTTAAAGCTTTTAGAACGATTCCTATCATTTTAGATGTTGTTGAAGATATGAAAGTCCTTTGTCCAGATGCCTGGCTAATTAACTTTGCAAATCCAAGTGGTATGGTGACAGAAGCAATTATCAGATATGGAAAATGGGATAAAGTGATTGGGCTTTGTAATGTCCCTGTCATGGCAAAAATGGGAGAATCTAACACTTTAGGTATCCCTAAAGAAAACTTAGTCTATAAATTTGCTGGTGTGAATCATTTTCATTGGCATAAAGTCGCTGATAAAAACGGCAAAGATATCACCTTAGACTTGATTGACAAACTCTATGAGGAAAATAGCGGCTTACCAAAAAATATTTTTGATGTTGCATTTTACAAAGAACAGTTAATCCAAATGAAGATGATTCCTTGTGGTTATCATCGCTATTATTATCGTGCTGAGGAGATGTTAAAACACGGGATAACAGAATATGAAAATGAAGGTACCAGAGCCCAACAAGTAAAAAAAATAGAACATGACTTGTTTGAACTCTATAAGGATCCAAATTTAAATTACAAGCCTAAACAATTAGAAGAACGTGGTGGCGCTTATTATTCAGATGCTGCATGTGAAACCATTGCCTCTATTTATGCCAATAAAAATACTGAAATCGTCGTCTCAACCAGAAATGACGGTGCTATTCCGGATCTGCCAGCAGAATGTGTTGTAGAAGTGACAGCTTACGTAGGCGCTCAGGGTGCACGAAATGTCGCATTTGGTGAATTACCTACTGCTGAAAAAGGCTGGTTACAAGTCATGAAAGCGATGGAGTTACTAACGATTGAAGCTGCAGTTACTGGAGATTATGCGACAGCCTTACAAGCATTTACCATTAACCCGCTAATTCAGTCAGGAGAGACTGCTAAGCAAGTCATGAATGAATTGTTTATAGCACATGAAGCACATTTGCCTCAATTCAAAATAGCCATCGACAGACTTAAATTGGAAAACATCACGATTAAAGATAAACTTGTTAGAGACATGTGTTCATAA
- a CDS encoding IS3 family transposase (programmed frameshift), with translation MQKRYSKEFKETLIDFYHSGQSVTQLSKEYSVSPATIYKWIDLYSKSNESSVSKADFLELKRQLAKVKEERDNLKKSIDHIRREKEVSAADMTQTIKTLALNVRLSCQLLGVPESSYYERINRRRSKTQLRRQHLAIKIVQLFKANRGIYGAPKIQHLLLNQGEKVGLNLVQKIMKQLQIKSVVVKKFKPGHSVRDGIKRKNLIQNEPTKKNKVWSTDITYIPTQQGWAYLSTIMDRYTKKVIAWDLDKRMTVELVQRTLIKALESQNYPEAVILHSDQGSQYTSHEYEETIKNSGLTHSFSRKGYPYHNASLESWHGHLKREWVYQFKYKNFEEAYQSIFWYIEAFYNSKRIHQSLGYLTPNQFEKGIA, from the exons ATGCAAAAACGATACTCAAAAGAATTTAAAGAAACCCTTATTGACTTCTACCATTCTGGGCAATCCGTTACACAGCTTTCTAAAGAATACAGCGTGTCTCCTGCAACAATTTATAAATGGATCGACCTCTACTCTAAGTCTAATGAAAGCTCAGTTTCTAAAGCTGATTTTCTAGAATTAAAAAGACAACTAGCAAAAGTTAAGGAAGAACGAGACA ATCTTAAAAAAAGTATTGACCATATTCGCCGAGAAAAAGAAGTGAGTGCTGCGGATATGACTCAAACCATTAAAACTTTAGCACTCAATGTCAGGCTCAGTTGTCAACTTCTTGGTGTCCCTGAATCAAGTTATTATGAACGGATCAATCGACGTCGTTCCAAAACTCAATTACGGAGGCAACACTTGGCAATTAAGATTGTCCAACTTTTCAAGGCGAATCGGGGAATCTATGGGGCACCTAAGATTCAGCACCTCTTACTAAATCAAGGGGAAAAAGTAGGGTTAAACCTCGTACAAAAAATAATGAAACAACTTCAGATCAAGTCAGTCGTCGTTAAAAAATTTAAACCAGGACACTCCGTTAGGGATGGCATTAAAAGAAAGAACCTCATACAAAATGAGCCTACAAAGAAAAATAAGGTTTGGTCAACCGATATTACTTATATCCCGACTCAACAAGGCTGGGCTTATCTCTCAACCATTATGGATCGTTACACTAAAAAAGTCATTGCTTGGGATTTAGACAAGCGAATGACTGTAGAATTAGTACAAAGGACTTTGATTAAGGCATTGGAATCACAAAACTATCCAGAAGCTGTTATTCTTCATTCTGACCAAGGAAGTCAGTATACGAGTCATGAGTATGAAGAGACAATAAAAAATTCTGGACTCACCCACTCCTTCAGTCGTAAGGGGTATCCTTATCATAATGCCAGTCTTGAATCTTGGCATGGACATTTAAAAAGAGAGTGGGTGTATCAATTTAAATATAAGAACTTTGAAGAAGCCTATCAGAGTATTTTCTGGTACATTGAAGCCTTTTATAATTCAAAACGAATCCATCAAAGTTTAGGCTATCTTACACCTAATCAATTTGAAAAAGGAATCGCTTAA
- a CDS encoding WXG100 family type VII secretion target, translating into MSKISVTPEELKQQAQVYIRSKEEIEQAIQKVNNMNNTIAEEWKGQAFQAYLEQYNALYQDVKKFEDLLESINQQLNKYADTVAERDIQDAQSFGF; encoded by the coding sequence ATGTCAAAAATTAGCGTAACCCCTGAGGAACTCAAACAACAAGCACAGGTCTACATCCGTTCAAAAGAGGAAATTGAGCAAGCAATCCAAAAAGTTAATAACATGAACAATACGATTGCTGAAGAATGGAAAGGTCAAGCTTTCCAAGCTTATCTTGAGCAATACAATGCCCTTTATCAAGACGTTAAAAAATTTGAGGACCTACTTGAAAGTATCAACCAACAACTAAACAAATATGCGGATACAGTGGCGGAACGTGATATACAAGATGCACAAAGTTTTGGGTTCTAA
- a CDS encoding ABC transporter ATP-binding protein has product MKDIKRLLPYMTKHKLKLNLSIFLTILYTFARSAQPFLIGLIISELVGNVLGNTPINLHYIMVITIIIAVCGITDAISDYCANYFLIDVIQKGMYDIRSDIQKKLNKLPVSFFDTHKQGDILGRITTDVDVVSVALQQGIIKIFAAFLTLFFSIVFMFIRSTFFGLLALIIFPLVYIIYRKLFQRAQPKFMKLQNELGRLNSFTTETFSSHDVIQLFNQEDHMQEKFNEITESIQETGFKSNFNSSVINPLLSSILNLAYILIFLVMGITVLRNPLVIGGFVLSAALDIGALQSFIQYIWQFSSPIRDITQLSNVIQAAIASLARVLELLDAKEEKQQVNNPDINLSDMTGQVTFNHVKFGYSPDKILMQDVNIDIAPGSMVAVVGPTGAGKTTLINLLMRFYDINAGSICIDTVDIKTMSKPQERSLFGMVLQDPWLYAASVADNIGFGADHAERAQIIAAAKIANVDHYIRTLPEGYETFINQESSNVSQGQKQLITIARALVGDPKILILDEATSSVDTRLELMIQSAMEKAMENRTSFIIAHRLSTIRNADLILVMNQGSIVEHGTHDDLLLQDGMYSSIYQSQFDS; this is encoded by the coding sequence ATGAAAGACATCAAACGCCTTTTACCATATATGACTAAGCATAAATTAAAGCTTAATTTATCGATTTTCCTAACGATACTGTATACTTTCGCTCGCTCTGCACAGCCATTTCTTATCGGGCTTATCATCTCTGAATTGGTAGGCAATGTCCTTGGCAATACCCCCATCAATCTCCACTATATTATGGTCATTACCATTATTATAGCTGTTTGTGGGATTACAGATGCCATTAGTGATTATTGTGCTAATTATTTCCTGATCGATGTCATCCAGAAGGGCATGTATGATATCCGTTCAGATATCCAGAAAAAACTGAATAAATTACCCGTTTCGTTTTTCGATACGCATAAGCAAGGCGATATACTAGGCCGTATCACGACTGATGTCGATGTCGTAAGTGTTGCGCTACAACAAGGTATCATCAAAATTTTTGCTGCCTTTCTGACTCTATTTTTTAGTATAGTCTTCATGTTTATCCGCTCAACATTCTTTGGTTTGTTAGCCTTGATTATTTTTCCATTGGTCTATATCATTTATCGAAAATTATTCCAACGGGCACAGCCAAAATTCATGAAACTTCAAAATGAGTTAGGCCGTTTGAATAGTTTTACGACAGAAACCTTCTCTTCACATGATGTCATCCAATTATTCAACCAAGAAGATCACATGCAAGAAAAATTTAATGAGATCACTGAATCTATTCAGGAAACTGGCTTTAAATCAAACTTTAACTCAAGCGTGATTAATCCACTCCTAAGCAGTATACTAAATCTTGCCTATATCTTAATCTTTTTAGTGATGGGCATTACTGTCTTACGTAACCCCCTAGTTATCGGCGGTTTCGTCCTCTCAGCTGCTCTTGATATCGGGGCTTTGCAATCGTTCATTCAGTACATCTGGCAATTTTCATCCCCTATACGTGATATTACACAACTATCAAATGTCATTCAAGCTGCAATCGCTTCACTTGCGCGTGTTCTTGAACTATTAGATGCAAAAGAAGAAAAACAGCAAGTTAACAATCCTGATATTAACCTATCAGATATGACAGGACAAGTTACCTTTAATCACGTCAAATTTGGTTATTCCCCAGATAAAATATTGATGCAAGATGTGAATATCGATATAGCACCTGGTAGCATGGTTGCTGTTGTAGGGCCTACTGGTGCTGGTAAAACAACCTTGATCAATCTACTGATGCGATTTTATGATATCAATGCTGGCTCGATCTGTATCGACACTGTTGATATTAAAACAATGAGTAAACCACAAGAACGCTCACTATTTGGTATGGTTTTACAAGATCCTTGGCTATATGCAGCATCAGTTGCTGATAATATTGGTTTTGGTGCTGATCATGCTGAACGTGCACAGATTATAGCAGCTGCCAAAATTGCCAACGTCGATCACTATATTCGCACACTCCCTGAAGGATATGAAACGTTCATCAATCAAGAGTCAAGTAATGTGTCACAGGGTCAAAAACAATTGATTACCATTGCTCGGGCACTCGTCGGTGATCCAAAAATCTTAATCCTTGATGAAGCAACAAGTTCTGTCGATACACGTTTAGAGTTAATGATCCAAAGTGCCATGGAAAAAGCGATGGAAAATCGTACAAGCTTCATCATTGCACATAGACTATCAACGATTCGAAACGCTGATCTAATCCTCGTTATGAATCAAGGGTCAATCGTTGAACACGGGACACATGATGACTTACTTTTACAAGATGGCATGTATAGCAGCATCTACCAAAGTCAATTTGATAGTTAA
- a CDS encoding ABC transporter ATP-binding protein, producing MALTIKYLLRYKRFLLLNLIGAFGFIVIELGIPTLLAQGISNNFDGRNPAYMTTLAVKMLICAVVGLILLLIMAYAIDRVTSLIVRDIRNDLFTHIQRFSADDYERFGVSRLITNTGNDAYMIMQFLTLILRTGFIAPLMLTSAFVLIFRQNVPLALISIGMTPIIFIAVYFINKRVHRLSAKQQKGLDNINQNMRENLTGLRVIRAFNKESFQTTRFASLNTTYRHISDEMYQKLAFISPIFSVVFCTILVLVINLGSLYISRGELSVGSLSGFIEYIFHALFSFLMLGNVLILYPRFEVSTSRIQEIFNTTPTILENPDGVQSNEHIGHLAFDHVSFSYGDGSEERVLDDISFTAEPGQVIAFIGSTGSGKSTLARLIPRLFDVSQGKILIDGVDVRDYQLQALRKKISYVPQKATLFAGTIRENLLFGDQSATDEDLASAVEIAQAKAFIDSLPEKYDTVLAEGGSNLSGGQKQRLCIARALVKKAPIYLFDDSFSALDYKTDANLRRRLNQELATTTMIIVAQRISTIRNADKIIVLNEGQIVGTGTHRELLITNAVYQEIAKSQLTEEELAI from the coding sequence ATGGCATTAACAATTAAATATCTATTGAGGTACAAGCGTTTTCTCTTGCTAAACCTCATCGGTGCCTTCGGCTTCATTGTAATCGAACTTGGCATTCCAACTTTACTTGCCCAAGGCATCAGTAATAACTTTGATGGTCGGAATCCAGCATATATGACGACGCTTGCAGTAAAAATGCTGATCTGTGCTGTTGTAGGCCTTATCTTACTCTTAATCATGGCTTATGCGATTGATCGCGTCACATCACTGATTGTCAGAGATATTCGCAATGATTTATTTACACATATTCAAAGGTTTTCAGCAGATGACTATGAAAGATTTGGCGTGTCAAGACTCATTACCAACACAGGTAATGATGCCTATATGATTATGCAATTTTTGACGCTGATCCTTAGAACCGGTTTTATCGCGCCACTGATGTTAACCAGTGCCTTTGTTTTGATTTTTAGGCAAAATGTCCCGCTTGCTCTGATTAGTATCGGCATGACGCCTATCATTTTTATCGCAGTTTATTTTATTAATAAACGTGTCCATCGTTTGTCAGCTAAGCAACAAAAAGGACTAGATAATATTAATCAAAATATGCGAGAAAATTTGACAGGGTTACGTGTCATCCGTGCCTTTAATAAGGAATCATTTCAAACAACTCGTTTCGCATCACTCAATACGACTTACCGACATATTTCTGATGAAATGTATCAAAAACTCGCATTCATCAGTCCTATTTTTTCTGTTGTTTTTTGTACTATCCTGGTCTTAGTGATCAATCTTGGTTCCTTATACATCAGTAGAGGGGAGCTTTCTGTTGGGTCGCTATCTGGTTTCATCGAGTATATCTTCCATGCTTTATTTTCATTTTTGATGCTAGGAAATGTGCTGATCTTATACCCACGTTTTGAAGTATCAACAAGTCGTATTCAAGAAATATTTAACACCACACCGACGATTCTAGAAAATCCTGATGGCGTTCAGTCAAATGAACATATCGGTCACTTAGCCTTTGATCATGTGTCTTTTTCTTATGGTGATGGGTCTGAAGAACGTGTCCTCGATGATATCAGCTTTACTGCTGAACCTGGTCAAGTGATTGCCTTTATCGGTAGTACAGGTAGCGGAAAATCAACACTTGCCCGCTTGATTCCGCGACTTTTTGATGTCAGCCAAGGTAAAATTCTGATTGATGGCGTCGATGTCCGAGACTATCAATTACAGGCCTTGCGTAAAAAAATTAGTTATGTGCCACAAAAGGCAACCTTATTCGCTGGCACGATTAGAGAAAATCTCTTATTTGGCGATCAATCTGCAACTGATGAGGACTTGGCATCTGCTGTCGAAATTGCTCAGGCTAAGGCCTTTATCGACAGCTTACCTGAAAAGTACGATACGGTATTAGCTGAAGGTGGTAGCAATCTTTCAGGTGGTCAAAAACAACGCCTTTGTATTGCACGTGCACTCGTCAAAAAAGCGCCGATTTATCTCTTTGATGATAGTTTTTCAGCACTTGACTATAAGACTGATGCTAACTTACGTCGTCGTTTAAATCAAGAATTAGCAACGACGACTATGATCATCGTCGCACAACGTATCAGTACCATCCGAAATGCCGACAAAATTATTGTCCTAAATGAGGGACAAATCGTTGGCACAGGTACGCATAGAGAGCTGTTAATCACAAATGCGGTCTATCAAGAAATCGCAAAATCACAATTAACAGAGGAGGAGTTAGCAATATGA
- the nrdF gene encoding class 1b ribonucleoside-diphosphate reductase subunit beta — protein sequence MTNPNYTKAINWNNIEDIIDKSTWEKLTEQFWLDTRIPLSNDLDDWRSLSDVERDLVSHVFGGLTLLDTVQSDTGMDSLRADARTQHEEAVLNNIQFMESVHAKSYSSIFSTLNTKTEIDEIFAWIDANKNLQYKAQTVNKIYQNGTPLEKKIASVFLETFLFYSGFFTPLYYLGNNKLANVAEIIKLIIRDESVHGTYIGYKFQLGFDELGDEEQEALKSWAYDLLYDLYANEEIYTDDLYGQLGWAEDVKTFLRYNANKALMNLGFDPLFPDTASDVNPIVMNGLSTGTTNHDFFSQVGNGYLLGQVEAMSDDDYNFD from the coding sequence ATGACAAATCCAAACTACACCAAAGCCATCAACTGGAATAATATCGAAGATATAATCGATAAATCAACTTGGGAAAAGTTGACTGAACAGTTTTGGTTGGATACACGGATCCCTTTATCAAATGACTTAGATGACTGGCGCAGTTTATCTGATGTAGAACGTGACTTAGTTAGTCATGTATTTGGTGGCCTAACGCTACTTGATACCGTCCAATCAGACACAGGTATGGACTCGCTTCGTGCGGACGCACGTACGCAACATGAGGAAGCTGTCCTAAATAACATCCAGTTTATGGAATCTGTCCATGCCAAATCATATTCGTCTATCTTCTCGACATTGAATACAAAGACTGAAATTGATGAGATATTTGCCTGGATTGATGCTAATAAAAACCTTCAGTATAAAGCCCAAACCGTTAATAAGATTTATCAAAATGGGACACCATTAGAGAAAAAAATCGCCTCAGTATTTTTAGAAACATTTCTCTTTTATAGCGGCTTCTTCACGCCCCTCTACTATCTTGGTAATAACAAGCTTGCCAACGTCGCTGAAATCATTAAGTTGATTATCCGTGACGAGTCTGTCCATGGCACTTATATCGGCTATAAGTTCCAACTTGGCTTTGATGAGCTAGGAGATGAGGAACAAGAAGCACTTAAATCTTGGGCTTATGACCTCTTGTATGATCTCTATGCTAACGAGGAAATCTATACAGATGATCTTTACGGTCAACTTGGCTGGGCAGAGGATGTGAAAACATTCTTGCGTTATAACGCCAACAAGGCCTTGATGAACTTAGGATTTGACCCATTGTTCCCTGATACTGCATCAGATGTCAATCCAATCGTCATGAATGGTCTATCAACAGGTACAACCAATCATGACTTCTTCTCTCAAGTAGGCAATGGTTACCTACTTGGACAAGTTGAAGCCATGAGCGATGATGATTATAACTTTGATTAA